From the genome of Halomonas sp. 1513, one region includes:
- a CDS encoding DNA primase: protein MAGQIPQRFIDDLLARVDVVEVVGERVQLKKSGRNHSGLCPFHQEKSPSFTVSQDKQFYHCFGCGAHGNALRFLMEYDNLRFPDAVEQLAARQGMEVPREGADDPRAQAREKKRKQGVNLLELAARFFRERMKMAEGQAARGYLDKRGLSPQVVEEYGIGFAPNDWEALKRHLGEQGISEAVQIEYGLLVHREESGRTYDRFRDRVMFPIRDVKGNTIAFGGRVLGDAKPKYLNSPETPVFHKGRELYGLYEARQAHRQLERVLIVEGYMDVVALAQFGIRNAVATLGTSTSEDHLTRLFRMVDEVVFCFDGDRAGRQAATRALETVLPLMIDGRQARFLFLPEGEDPDTLVRNEGSEAFHDRVTCASPLSEFLFDQAAAGRDLARVEERERFASQVLKALARLPEGVLKSLMLSELAKRTGVDQARFESLLSAPDPVAAPAPLAEASAEVPRSERPAASRGALSLAARALQLLVHEPGLVERLPAQDDWCPEADPDGALCREVIALIRAGGYRSAQVLLAHFHGSQEGERLAALARRELLIPRANRGAELDGLVAYFQRNRQQPTRQQEIDSLLGRKRQGETLTAEERRRLMTLLAEAEK, encoded by the coding sequence ATGGCCGGACAAATTCCGCAACGCTTCATCGATGATCTACTGGCCCGCGTCGACGTGGTCGAGGTGGTGGGTGAGCGCGTACAGCTCAAGAAGAGCGGCCGCAACCACTCGGGCCTGTGTCCGTTTCATCAGGAAAAGTCGCCGTCCTTCACCGTGAGCCAGGACAAGCAGTTTTATCACTGCTTCGGCTGTGGCGCCCACGGCAACGCGCTGCGTTTCCTGATGGAGTATGACAATCTGCGCTTCCCCGACGCGGTCGAGCAGCTAGCGGCGCGCCAGGGGATGGAAGTGCCGCGGGAGGGCGCCGACGACCCGCGTGCCCAGGCCCGCGAGAAGAAGCGCAAGCAGGGCGTCAACCTGCTGGAGCTGGCGGCACGCTTCTTCCGCGAGCGCATGAAGATGGCCGAAGGGCAGGCGGCGCGCGGTTATCTCGACAAGCGTGGCCTGTCGCCCCAGGTGGTCGAGGAGTACGGCATCGGCTTTGCCCCCAACGACTGGGAGGCGCTCAAGCGCCATCTGGGTGAGCAGGGGATCAGCGAGGCGGTGCAGATCGAGTACGGCCTGCTGGTGCATCGCGAGGAGAGCGGGCGTACCTATGATCGCTTCCGCGATCGGGTGATGTTTCCGATTCGCGACGTCAAGGGCAATACCATCGCCTTCGGTGGGCGGGTGCTGGGGGATGCCAAGCCCAAGTACCTCAACTCCCCGGAAACCCCGGTGTTTCACAAGGGGCGCGAGCTCTACGGGCTGTATGAGGCGCGACAGGCCCATCGCCAACTGGAGCGGGTGCTGATCGTCGAGGGCTACATGGACGTGGTGGCGCTGGCCCAGTTCGGCATCCGTAACGCGGTGGCGACTCTGGGCACCTCGACCAGCGAGGACCATCTGACGCGGCTGTTTCGCATGGTCGACGAGGTGGTGTTCTGCTTCGACGGCGATCGCGCTGGTCGTCAGGCCGCTACCCGGGCGCTGGAAACGGTGCTGCCGCTGATGATCGACGGCCGCCAGGCGCGTTTCCTGTTCCTGCCCGAGGGCGAGGATCCGGATACCCTGGTGCGCAATGAGGGCAGCGAGGCCTTTCATGATCGCGTGACCTGTGCCAGCCCGCTGTCGGAGTTCCTGTTCGATCAGGCGGCGGCGGGTCGTGATCTGGCGCGCGTCGAGGAGCGCGAGCGTTTCGCCAGCCAGGTGCTCAAGGCACTGGCGCGGCTGCCGGAAGGGGTGCTCAAGTCGCTGATGCTCAGCGAGCTGGCCAAGCGTACCGGCGTCGATCAGGCGCGCTTCGAGTCGCTGTTGAGCGCGCCGGATCCCGTGGCAGCGCCCGCGCCGCTGGCCGAGGCGTCTGCCGAGGTGCCGCGCAGCGAGCGCCCCGCCGCATCGCGGGGCGCCCTGAGCCTGGCGGCGCGGGCGCTGCAGCTGCTGGTGCATGAGCCCGGGCTGGTGGAGAGATTGCCGGCGCAGGATGACTGGTGCCCCGAGGCTGATCCGGATGGAGCGCTGTGTCGCGAGGTGATCGCACTGATTCGCGCCGGCGGCTATCGCAGCGCCCAGGTGCTGTTGGCGCACTTCCACGGCAGCCAGGAGGGCGAGCGGCTGGCGGCCCTGGCGCGCCGGGAGCTGCTGATACCCCGCGCCAATCGCGGCGCCGAGCTGGATGGCTTGGTGGCCTACTTTCAGCGCAATCGGCAGCAGCCGACTCGCCAGCAGGAAATCGACAGCCTGCTGGGTAGAAAGCGTCAGGGAGAGACGTTGACGGCCGAGGAGCGGCGACGCCTCATGACCTTGTTGGCTGAGGCAGAGAAATGA